Genomic segment of Gilliamella apis:
ACATTTTTGAGATCTTTATCTAATACTTCTTGATAAAGCGCTTTTGAAAGATCTAACCCAGCACCAATCGCATAATTGCCATTGACTACTGATAATACAGCGCTATCTAAAGAACGTGGTGTTTGTGGTGCTTCAATTGGTACAATATTTAATCCATAACGATTTTCGATTACGTTGTTAGGGGTGAGATTATTTTTATCTACATTTGGATCGAGCTTAATTAATCCAGCGGCTTCTAAAATGCGTAATGCCCGAGCTTCATTAGTTACGTCGTTAGCTATCGTGACTTGATCACCCTGTTTTAACTGTGAAAAATCAGTAATTTTATTTGAATAAATTCCAGCGCCAGCAGTTGGTACAAAGCCAACAGCAGTGATATCTAAATTGCGTGCTTGTTTAAAGTTATTAAGGTAAGTTAAATGTTGAAACAAATTAACATCAATCTCTTTATTGGCTAGTGCTAAGTTTGGTTGGACATAATCGCTAAATTCACGAATTTCTACTTGATAACCTTTCTTTTCAAGACTTGGTGCGATAGCTTGTTTAAACATATCTCCATATGGCCCAGCGGCAACACCTACCGTAATTTGATTTTCTTTCTTAGCATTGTCACAACCAGTTAAGACAATTAGAGACGATAAAATAGCTAAACTAGCCACAATTAGTTTTTTAAACATGATAATTTTTCCTTGAGTTTGGATAATCTTTCTAAAGCTGCAATTAGCGTTGGTTCTTGTTTTGCAAAATGGAAGCGAATATAGCGATATTCAGGGTGCTTAAAAAAGGCGGAGCCTGGTACGGCAGCTACACCCACCTCTCTGATTAACCATTCACAAAATTCAAAATCGGTATTAAAAGGATTAATCTCTGAAATATCAACTAATACATAATAAGCACCTTGAGGTTCATAATATGTAAGTCCTATGTCATCTAATCCACTTAAAAATAAATGACGTTTATCAGTATAGGTTTGGATTAACTGTTGGTAATAATCTTCACCTAAGGCTAATCCTGCACAAGCTGCTTTTTGTAATGGTGCTGCAGCACCAACGGTAAGAAAATCATGAATCATCTTACAACCGTCAATAATTTTCTTATCAGCAATAATATATCCAAGTCGCCAACCAGTTATCGAATATGTTTTCGATAGTGAGCTACAGCAAATTGTTCGCTCTTTCATATTAGGGAAATTGGCTAAATAAAGATGTTGATGCGGTGCATAAACCATATGCTCATAAACTTCATCGGTAATAATGAAAGCATCAAACTCAATAGCTAGTTGGCTAATATAGTCAAGTTCTGCTTTGGTAAATACCTTGCCACAAGGATTGCTAGGATTACATAAAATTAAAGCTTTAGCTCCTTGTTCAAAAGCTTGTCGAAGTTGTTGCTTATCAAATTCGAATGTTGGTGGAATTAGCGGTACATAAATTGGGGTAGCATCGGATAGAATCGCGTCTGCCCCGTAGTTTTCGTAAAAAGGTGAAAAGATAATAACTTTATCTTTCGGATTACAGACCGTCATTACCGCACACATCATTGCTTCGGTACTACCACATGTTACCAGCACATTTTCATCTGGATTGATATCAATATTCATTAATTTTTGTTGTTTTTTAGCTAACAAACGTCGAAATTCAGCTGAACCCCACGTAATTTCATATTGATGAGGACCATCATCCGCAGCTTGTTTTAATGCATCAATTAAAGATTTAGGTGGGTCAAAATCAGGAAACCCCTGAGATAAATTGATTGCTTGATATTGATTAGCGATCCGAGTCATCCGACGGATAACCGAATCAGAAAAGTGATCGAGTCGATTGGCTAATTTATGCATTGTTTTTTTATTTATTAAAATTATGAAGCAAGTGATTATAATATAAAAACTTAATTTAGCTGTTAAATAATATATTCATATATAGTTATATTTTTTTCTTATAACAAAGTTAATAGTTGATATTAGTTATTCAAAAAATTTTGAGGAGTGCACTTTTTTAAACGAAAAAGTTATGAAATAAGGGCTCTCATAATTGATATTTTTCTATCAAAGTAAACAAATAAATCTATATAACTTGACTTTATTCTACGTTAAAATAGTATCTTTATTGTTATGACATATTAAGGAATCAACCTAATGACAACTGAATTAACCACACTTGATAAGATTAAAAAGCAAATCGATGAAAATCCGATTATTCTTTATATGAAAGGGTCACCCAAATTACCAAGTTGTGGATTTTCAGCTCAAGCGGTACAAGTATTATCACAATGTGGTGTACCTTTTGCCTATGTGGATATTTTACAAAATCCCGATATTCGAGCTGAATTACCAAAATATGCTAATTGGCCAACTTTCCCGCAACTTTGGGTTGAAGGTGAATTAGTCGGTGGTTGTGACATTATGTTAGAAATGTTTCAGACTGGTGAATTGCAGACCTTGATCAAACAGACTGCTGAAAAACATAAACCATAATTGTTTATTTTGTATGTAAAAAAGAGAGTTCGCAACTCTCTTTTTTATTTATAATTTTGACTTTGCCATTTAGTCTTATGGCTGCTCAGTGTCTGCTTTAGCTTGCTGCTCGTTATGCGGTAATGGCCAACCGCCAAGTCGTTTAAAGCGATTAACAATTTCACAAAATAAAATGGCTGTTTTTTCGGTATCATATAAGGCACTATGGGCTTGTTTATGATCGAATGGCATTTCAGCTGCTTCACACGCTTTTGCAAGGACAGTCTGACCAAACACTAATCCACTAAGCGAAGCCGTGTCAAAGGTAGCAAAAGGATGAAAAGGATTGCGTTTGATGCCTGCTCGTTCAGATGCAGCCATTAAAAAACTATGGTCGAAATGAGCATTATGAGCAACAATAACTGCTCGGGTACAGTCATTGGCCTTAATACCATTTCTTACAAGTTTAAATATCGCTTCTAATGCTATTTTTTCATCAACTGCATCACGTAACGGATTATCAGGATCAATACCATTAAATGCTAAAGCTGTCGGTTCTAAAATTGCATTTTCAAATGGTTTTACATTGAATTGTAGCGTTTCATCTGGTGCTAAAAAGCCCTCTTCATCCATTTTCAATGTAATAGCTGCAATTTCTAAAATTGCATTTTGATTAGGATCAAAGCCTGATGTTTCAATATCAATTACAACAGGATAGAAACCACGAAAGCGTTCACATAATTTAGCGTTTGGCACAATACATTGTCTTATTTTGGCAAAAATTATTGACTATTATGCCAGTTTTTGCTTATTTCGACTAGATTAACCGTAATTTTTAACTGTTTACTTAGATTAAACGTTGAATTGTAAGAAACTTAAAGTGTTTTGGATGAAAGTTTTGCCTAGATTGCTTATGTTATTTTTTATTTATGAGTATTTTATTGTCTTGCTAAAGGGTTTAAATAACAATCAATTCATACATTAGAACTATTAATATTTTTATAAAATTTAGTAAATTTAGTAAATTTAGAATTTAGTTATATATTGTTTTTTTATACGGAATAATTATTGCGATTAATTTGAATATAATGATTAAACTTATCTAAAATTGACAAGAAATCTCAATCTGTTATCTAACTCATTTATCTATTTATTACTCTTTATATTTAACTATAAATAGTGGGTATTATCTAGATTGATTTAATCACTTAAATAGCCTTAACGCTTAAAATAAATGCAGTTAATTCCCCAGGGGCATGAGGGAATTCCGATTGCTTTTCAATAATAAATTCACCGAGAGTTTTCATTGTTTCATAAATCCTTTATATCAATGTCTGTATAATATAAATTTCAGTAGTTAAATCGAAATCTATTTTTCGATAATATACGTGAGATATTTTGAGAAAGCGACTATAATTAGAAAGTCGTTAGTTAGTTTTTTGTGTGAAAAAAGTTTAATTAATTCAAATTGTTTGATTCCATCTGAGTTTTTCATACATAGAGCGGGTTAAATTTAAAAAGTGAGGTTATTTTGCATCAATTTGAACTTCAACAAATCATCAATAATGAATTGCAAGTGACAAGATATCGTGACTATGCACCAAATGGATTACAGGTTCAAGGACGATCGGAAGTTAAAAAAATTGTGACAGGAGTTACAGCTTGTCAATTATTGTTAGATAAAGCAGTGGAACTTAATGCTGATGCTGTGTTGGTTCATCATGGTTATTTTTGGAAGAATGAACCACAAACTATTACTGGGATTAAATATCATCGAATGAAAACCTTACTCAAACATGATATTAATTTATATAGTTATCATCTGCCATTAGATGGTCATCCTGTTTTAGGTAATAATGTATTGCTAGGGCAAATGTTGGATATTACAGTTGATATGCGTGAAGACATAACCGATCTATTATTCACAGGCACTTTAAACAATCCACTTACAGCGTTAGAGTTTAAACAAAAACTTGAACAAAAATTACATAATGGTCAACGTTCAGTGCTGTTTTGTGGTGATAATGCGCCAACTGTAATTAATCGAGTGGCATGGTGTAGTGGTGGTGGTCAAGATTTTATTGAATCGGCAGCTCAACAAGGCATTGATGCCTTTTTTACCGGTGAAGTATCGGAACGTACTATTCATATCGCTCGTGAATATGGTATTAATTTTTATGCCGCTGGTCATCATGCAACTGAGCGTTGTGGTATCAAAAAATTAGGTGAATGGTTATCTAATCACTATGACTTAGAAATTATTTTTGTCGATATTGATAATCCTGCATAACAAATGTTGAATTTAAATAAGAAATATCGCATACTTATTCGCAGTTTTTTTAATCTTTAAGTTGTTTTGACAAACAAAAAATATGAGAGGTCGCTTTATGTTTACAGGAAGTCTGGTCGCACTTGTTACTCCAATGGATACGAAAGGAAATGTCGACCATGTAAGCTTAAAAAAATTGGTCGAATATCATATTGAAAATGGCACATCTGCTATTGTATCAGTAGGAACTACTGGCGAATCAGCTACACTCAATCATCATGAACATATTGATGTTATTAAACGCACAATTGATTATTCTGATGGGCGTATTGATATTATTGCTGGAACTGGTTCAAATGCTACTAAAGAAGCGATCGAATTAACTCGTCAAGTTGAAAATATTGGTGTGGTAGGCTGTTTAACAGTAGCTCCTTATTATAATAAACCAACCCAAGAAGGACTATACCAACATTTCAAAGCTATCGCAGAAAATACCGAATTACCACAAATTCTTTATAATGTACCAGGTCGAACCTGTAGTGATATTAAGCCGGAAACTGTAGGTCGATTAGCGGAAATTAAAAATATTGTGGCGTTGAAGGATGCAACAGGCGATCTTTCACGTGTATACAAAACTCGTAAATTGGTTGGTGATGAATTTAAGTTATTAAGTGGCGATGATGCAACTTTCTTAGACTTCATTATTTTAGGGGGTAATGGTGTTATTTCAGTTACTGCTAATGTGGCAGCTAAACAAGTAGCGACGGTTTATGAGTTGGCAATTAATAATCAAATTCAACAGGCTCGAGCTTTAAATGATACTTTAATGGCATTACATACAAATTTATTCATTGAACCTAATCCAACTCCAGCAAAATGGGCTTGCACCAGATTAGGTTTAATGGCAAATGGAACAATTCGTTTACCATTAGTACCATTAAGTGATTCAGCCATTCCGGTAGTTGAGCAAGCATTAAAAGATGCTAATTTACTGTAATATTGACTATAACCCTTAATTTATAAGCAGGAATTTATGTTGAATAAAACTGTATTAAAAAGCAATGCCTTTAAAAGAATAGCTATTATATCTGCATTTGCTTCTATATTTCTTGTTGGCTGTAGTAGTGATCAAAATTATAAACGAGAGATTGATGGTAATGAAGACTACCTTAATTCACCATCCTTAAAAGCGTTAGTTATTCCAGAAGGGGTTTCTGTACCAATTGAAGCCGGTGACTTCTATATTGATAATAGTGATATTGAAGGTGCATTAGGTAAACATCTTGACATTCGTCCACCAACGGTGCCGATTACAACAGTTGATGAAGCATTTGCTATTTATAACAATGCTACAGTAACATTTAACGCACCGATTAGTAGTGGTGTTTGGAACAGTATCCCAAACACATTGGCTAAGCAAAATATTTCAATCGTTGCAAGTGACAATAATACCATTAAAACAGGTAATGCTGTTATTGCTCGAGGAGACGAACAACAACCGGTCGATGTATCATATATTTTTAAACGTCAAATATTAGGTGAAACAGAAACAATTACTATTGTGTTACATACATTAACGCGCGGTAATGAAGATCTTATGTCACAACCGATCGAAGTTCAGCGTTATGCTGTTGGATTATTTAATCAAATAATGGATGATGTCGCCCCTGAGTCGCTACGAACTGTACCGGTTAAAGAAAAAACAGATGAAGATAAAAAAGATGATAAAGAATCAGATCCAAATAAAGCGCTGAAAGAAGACCTTAAAGATGATATTCGCGATGGCATCAGAAATGATCGCTAATTTAACGTTCCGAGAATCTATCATCTACACGAGTTAAAACGGTACAAAGGCTATTTTAACCCAATAGTGGAGTAACTTTTGGTTACCTTTATTGATACTATAATGAAAGATTATACAATAAGGTGACTATACTTGATTTGAAATTAAGGGGCGAATAGCTCCTTAATTATTTATTGGCAATTTGATATAAGGTTATAAACATGAAGAAGTTGGCTGAGCTTTATCGTGGTAAAGCAAAAACTGTTTACACCACTGACAACCCTGATCTATTGATTCTTGAATTCCGTAATGATACGTCGGCCTTTGATGGACTGCGCATTGAGCAGTTAGATCGTAAAGGGATGGTAAATAATAAATTTAACTATTTTATTATGACAAAGTTACGTGAAGCAGGTATACCAACTCAGGTTGAAGCCCTATTATCAGACAATGAAGTACTGGTTAAAAAACTTGATATGGTTCCAGTTGAATGTGTGGTGCGTAACCGTGCAGCTGGTTCATTAGTTAAGCGTTTAGGGGTTGAAGAGGGCAAAATCCTTAATCCACCAACATTTGAACTATTCTTAAAAAATGATGCACTACATGACCCAATGGTTAATGAGTCACACTGTAAATCATTTGGCTGGGCAACTGACGAACAGTTAGCTACCATGAAGGAACTTAGCTTTAAAATCAACGCTGTTTTAACCGAGTTGTTCGATAAAGCCGGCTTGATTCTGGTTGATTACAAGTTAGAGTTTGGTTTATTCAAGGGTGAAATTACTTTAGGTGATGAGTTCTCTCCAGATGGTTGTCGCTTATGGGAAAAAGAAACCTTGAAAAAAATGGATAAAGATCGCTTCCGTCAAGGACTTGGCGGTGTCATTGAGGCTTATGAAGAGGTTGCCAAACGTATTGGTGTTCCACTTTAATGTTTGCCCAATTTGATATCTCTTTTTTTCTTTTATTAGGTTTAGCTGCACTGTGTTATGTTACGCATAATAACACAGTGACCTTTGCGGTATTGTTGCTGTTGTTATTTAAATTAACACCACTAGCAAGCTATTTTCCGTTCTTAAATCAATATGGCTTAACCATTGGTATTGTTATCTTAACTGCAGCAATGATGGTTCCTTTGGCTGATGGTTCATTAAAAATCAACGAAATTTTAAAATCATTTACCTCTTGGCAATCAATTTTAGCCATTTTAGTTGGTATTTTAGTGTCATGGTTAGGTACTCGAGGGATATCATTAATTGGCGCTCATCCTACTATTGTTAATGGTTTAATTATTGGTACCTTGATTGGGGTTGCTTTTTTCAAAGGTGTGCCAGTTGGACCATTAATTGCAGCTGGTATATTGTCACTATTAATTGGAAAAAGTTAATTGATGATTAATCCTACTAGCACCAGAAAACTATGGGTGTTACAAGGTTGTCGTACCCAATTATTTAATCAAATTAACGCTATAATTAATCAGTTTCCTGGTGATTGGGTAACGGTCACTACGCAGACTGATTTACCAAATGTTATTCACCATTATATTAATCCAAATCAAGCTAAATCTTTACTTGGACAAGAGTTTAAGCATGCTATTTTTGATGCCACTGACGGTTTTAATCTTGATGCTTTTGCTATGTTAACTGGTACCTTAATTAAAAATAGTGTCCTTATTTTACTTCTACCTGAAAGTTATTCTAATTGGCTTGATCAAGATAGTTTACGTTGGAATGAATCAACCACGCCAATTATGGTACCTAATTTTATTCGTCATTTACAGCAAACATTGCTGGAATTTGCACATGTTGATATGCCAATTATCCAATCCTTGGAAAATCAAGATGGCGATGTAACTCAACAGCAAATAGTGCTAACACAATTATTGCAAAGTGATAGTTTACTAAATATATTAATAGCAAAACGAGGCCGAGGTAAATCAGCATTGGCAGGGCTGTTTACTCATCATCGGAGATGTTGGGTAACAGCACCTAATAAAAATGCATTAGTTACTTTTTTCCAGTTTGCTGAGGCTGATATATCATTCTACGCACCTGATCAATTAATGGTCATGAATGAACATCAATTTCCTGACTGGTTAATTATTGATGAAGCTGCCATGATACCATTACCAATGCTAGAAAAAATATTGCAATTAGCATTGTCTAAACAAAGCAAAATTTTACTGACCACCACAGTAGAAGGTTATGAAGGTACTGGGCAAGGTTTTTTACTAAAGTTATTAAAAACACAATCCACTAGGCAATTTTATTTAGATAAACCAATCCGTTGGAAAGATAACGATGATTTAGAACGGTTAACTGATAAATTGTTACTCAATGGCGTATCAACTAGCGATATAAAATCGGAAATTGATGAACATACAATTAGCTATTCTATCACTGAAAGGCAAGATATTGATGCGCTAAAATCAATTTTTTATTTATTGAAAATGGCGCATTATCAAACAACATTGGTTGATTTAAGAAGGTTATTTGATGCAGAAAATTTATCGGTGTGGCAAGTCAATCATACCGAACAACTTATTGCAGCAGCAGTAACAATTAATGAAGGAAATTTGCCAAATAAGCTAATTGATGAAGTATGGCGAGGTACTCGCCGACCTAAAGGTAATTTGGTTGCACAATCACTGGTAGCTCATGCTGGTGATAAACTGGCAGCTAAACTTAAGTCGGTTAGAATTAACCGTATTGCGGTTATTGAACCTTATCGACGTCAAAAGATAGCTAAACATTTAGTACAACATATTTATCAACATGCATCCATAAATAATAATGATTTTATTTCGGTTAGTTTTGCTTATAGTGAAGCAAATTATCAGTTTTGGCTTGCTTGTGGATTTGCATTGGTACACATTGCTAGCCATAAACAAGCGAATTCAGGTAGTTATTCTATGATGGCAATAAAGCCAATAACTCAGCAAGGTCATCTGCTAACACAACGTTTAGTACAGCGTTTACAACGTAATGCCTATTGGCTTGCGAATATTATCGATTTGCCGTTTAATCAATTGTTAACAATCAATGATCAACAAAACTTATCTTTAGATGATTATCAAGTTTTACAAGGATTTTGTGATTATCATCGACCGTTTGAAGCTTGTTATGCTTCATTGTGTCGTTTGGCTAATACAAATGTTAACCATAGTAAAACACCAATGCCACTACTTAAAGCATTAGTGCAACAAAAGACTAGTGAATCAGAATTAATAAAACAATATCAATTAACCGGCCGTAATCAATTAATTAAGTCAATTAAACATGAAGTCAAATCTTGGTTCACAAATAACCAACCTGACTGTATGTAAACAAAATAATTTAATACTAAAAAGCGTAAAGTGTATTGCTGTCTAATTTAATCTACGTTTAAAATGTCGCCAAATTAAAGTAAAAGGAATAAATTTTGACAACACCTATGTTAGAACAACCATCGCATCATCAATATTCGAATCCTAATCAAAATCGAAAACCGAAAAGCGGTATTGAATATTTTCTTGAAGGATGGGCATTAGCATTTAGCCCCGGCCTAAAAAGGTTTGTTTTCTTACCATTACTTGCTAATATCATTATTATGTCGGCACTTTTTTACTGGTTCTTTGTCTCAATTACCGGCATGGTCGACTGGGGTTTATCATTTTTACCTAGTTGGCTACATTGGTTAGGTTATATTATCAGTTTTATTGTGATTTTAACCTTGGTGATCTTATTTTGTTATTTTTTTAGTACTATCACTAATATTATTGCTGCCCCTTTCAATGGATTGCTGGCTGAGCAGGTTGAAGCACAATTAACCGGAATTCCGGCACCAGATACTTCATGGATCAGTTTGATTAAAGATCTGCCTCGAATTTTAAAACGGGAACTACAAAAGTTAGCTAATTATTTGTTGTGGGCGATTCCGATTTTACTGAGTTATTTTATTCCGGTCATAGGCCAATCAGTTACCCCAATAGTTTGGTTTTTATTTACTGCTTGGCAGATCAATATTCAATATGCTGATTATGCATTTGATAATCATAAGGTATCTTTTGTGCGTATGCGCCAATTATTAAAACAACATCGAGGGGATAATTTGTTATTTGGCATTTTAATTAGTTTCTTTACCATGGTGCCATTATTAAATTTAATTATTATGCCCATTGCGGTTTGTGGTGCGACAGCAATGTGGGTAGATCGTTATCGTCACCAAGCTATCTTTACTAGTCAAAGTCATGATTTTCGACAATAGATAAACTAGTTTTGCTTAGGTTGAGATGGCCAGTCGTCATCTTCATCATCACTATAAGGGATAGGTTTTATCCCTTTCTTTTTTTCTAAATAGTCCTTATAACTCAGTTTATTTAGCGCTTTAATGGTATTAATAAAAATTCCAATCAACACGATAATAATTAGCCACCAGTAATCTTTAAGCCATTC
This window contains:
- a CDS encoding pyridoxal phosphate-dependent aminotransferase; this translates as MHKLANRLDHFSDSVIRRMTRIANQYQAINLSQGFPDFDPPKSLIDALKQAADDGPHQYEITWGSAEFRRLLAKKQQKLMNIDINPDENVLVTCGSTEAMMCAVMTVCNPKDKVIIFSPFYENYGADAILSDATPIYVPLIPPTFEFDKQQLRQAFEQGAKALILCNPSNPCGKVFTKAELDYISQLAIEFDAFIITDEVYEHMVYAPHQHLYLANFPNMKERTICCSSLSKTYSITGWRLGYIIADKKIIDGCKMIHDFLTVGAAAPLQKAACAGLALGEDYYQQLIQTYTDKRHLFLSGLDDIGLTYYEPQGAYYVLVDISEINPFNTDFEFCEWLIREVGVAAVPGSAFFKHPEYRYIRFHFAKQEPTLIAALERLSKLKEKLSCLKN
- the purC gene encoding phosphoribosylaminoimidazolesuccinocarboxamide synthase, whose translation is MKKLAELYRGKAKTVYTTDNPDLLILEFRNDTSAFDGLRIEQLDRKGMVNNKFNYFIMTKLREAGIPTQVEALLSDNEVLVKKLDMVPVECVVRNRAAGSLVKRLGVEEGKILNPPTFELFLKNDALHDPMVNESHCKSFGWATDEQLATMKELSFKINAVLTELFDKAGLILVDYKLEFGLFKGEITLGDEFSPDGCRLWEKETLKKMDKDRFRQGLGGVIEAYEEVAKRIGVPL
- a CDS encoding Grx4 family monothiol glutaredoxin gives rise to the protein MTTELTTLDKIKKQIDENPIILYMKGSPKLPSCGFSAQAVQVLSQCGVPFAYVDILQNPDIRAELPKYANWPTFPQLWVEGELVGGCDIMLEMFQTGELQTLIKQTAEKHKP
- the cysZ gene encoding sulfate transporter CysZ; translation: MLEQPSHHQYSNPNQNRKPKSGIEYFLEGWALAFSPGLKRFVFLPLLANIIIMSALFYWFFVSITGMVDWGLSFLPSWLHWLGYIISFIVILTLVILFCYFFSTITNIIAAPFNGLLAEQVEAQLTGIPAPDTSWISLIKDLPRILKRELQKLANYLLWAIPILLSYFIPVIGQSVTPIVWFLFTAWQINIQYADYAFDNHKVSFVRMRQLLKQHRGDNLLFGILISFFTMVPLLNLIIMPIAVCGATAMWVDRYRHQAIFTSQSHDFRQ
- a CDS encoding tRNA(Met) cytidine acetyltransferase TmcA codes for the protein MINPTSTRKLWVLQGCRTQLFNQINAIINQFPGDWVTVTTQTDLPNVIHHYINPNQAKSLLGQEFKHAIFDATDGFNLDAFAMLTGTLIKNSVLILLLPESYSNWLDQDSLRWNESTTPIMVPNFIRHLQQTLLEFAHVDMPIIQSLENQDGDVTQQQIVLTQLLQSDSLLNILIAKRGRGKSALAGLFTHHRRCWVTAPNKNALVTFFQFAEADISFYAPDQLMVMNEHQFPDWLIIDEAAMIPLPMLEKILQLALSKQSKILLTTTVEGYEGTGQGFLLKLLKTQSTRQFYLDKPIRWKDNDDLERLTDKLLLNGVSTSDIKSEIDEHTISYSITERQDIDALKSIFYLLKMAHYQTTLVDLRRLFDAENLSVWQVNHTEQLIAAAVTINEGNLPNKLIDEVWRGTRRPKGNLVAQSLVAHAGDKLAAKLKSVRINRIAVIEPYRRQKIAKHLVQHIYQHASINNNDFISVSFAYSEANYQFWLACGFALVHIASHKQANSGSYSMMAIKPITQQGHLLTQRLVQRLQRNAYWLANIIDLPFNQLLTINDQQNLSLDDYQVLQGFCDYHRPFEACYASLCRLANTNVNHSKTPMPLLKALVQQKTSESELIKQYQLTGRNQLIKSIKHEVKSWFTNNQPDCM
- a CDS encoding Nif3-like dinuclear metal center hexameric protein; amino-acid sequence: MHQFELQQIINNELQVTRYRDYAPNGLQVQGRSEVKKIVTGVTACQLLLDKAVELNADAVLVHHGYFWKNEPQTITGIKYHRMKTLLKHDINLYSYHLPLDGHPVLGNNVLLGQMLDITVDMREDITDLLFTGTLNNPLTALEFKQKLEQKLHNGQRSVLFCGDNAPTVINRVAWCSGGGQDFIESAAQQGIDAFFTGEVSERTIHIAREYGINFYAAGHHATERCGIKKLGEWLSNHYDLEIIFVDIDNPA
- the rnt gene encoding ribonuclease T yields the protein MPNAKLCERFRGFYPVVIDIETSGFDPNQNAILEIAAITLKMDEEGFLAPDETLQFNVKPFENAILEPTALAFNGIDPDNPLRDAVDEKIALEAIFKLVRNGIKANDCTRAVIVAHNAHFDHSFLMAASERAGIKRNPFHPFATFDTASLSGLVFGQTVLAKACEAAEMPFDHKQAHSALYDTEKTAILFCEIVNRFKRLGGWPLPHNEQQAKADTEQP
- the dapA gene encoding 4-hydroxy-tetrahydrodipicolinate synthase; its protein translation is MFTGSLVALVTPMDTKGNVDHVSLKKLVEYHIENGTSAIVSVGTTGESATLNHHEHIDVIKRTIDYSDGRIDIIAGTGSNATKEAIELTRQVENIGVVGCLTVAPYYNKPTQEGLYQHFKAIAENTELPQILYNVPGRTCSDIKPETVGRLAEIKNIVALKDATGDLSRVYKTRKLVGDEFKLLSGDDATFLDFIILGGNGVISVTANVAAKQVATVYELAINNQIQQARALNDTLMALHTNLFIEPNPTPAKWACTRLGLMANGTIRLPLVPLSDSAIPVVEQALKDANLL
- the bamC gene encoding outer membrane protein assembly factor BamC, translating into MLNKTVLKSNAFKRIAIISAFASIFLVGCSSDQNYKREIDGNEDYLNSPSLKALVIPEGVSVPIEAGDFYIDNSDIEGALGKHLDIRPPTVPITTVDEAFAIYNNATVTFNAPISSGVWNSIPNTLAKQNISIVASDNNTIKTGNAVIARGDEQQPVDVSYIFKRQILGETETITIVLHTLTRGNEDLMSQPIEVQRYAVGLFNQIMDDVAPESLRTVPVKEKTDEDKKDDKESDPNKALKEDLKDDIRDGIRNDR
- a CDS encoding DUF441 domain-containing protein; this encodes MFAQFDISFFLLLGLAALCYVTHNNTVTFAVLLLLLFKLTPLASYFPFLNQYGLTIGIVILTAAMMVPLADGSLKINEILKSFTSWQSILAILVGILVSWLGTRGISLIGAHPTIVNGLIIGTLIGVAFFKGVPVGPLIAAGILSLLIGKS
- a CDS encoding YpfN family protein gives rise to the protein MEWLKDYWWLIIIVLIGIFINTIKALNKLSYKDYLEKKKGIKPIPYSDDEDDDWPSQPKQN
- a CDS encoding MetQ/NlpA family ABC transporter substrate-binding protein; the protein is MFKKLIVASLAILSSLIVLTGCDNAKKENQITVGVAAGPYGDMFKQAIAPSLEKKGYQVEIREFSDYVQPNLALANKEIDVNLFQHLTYLNNFKQARNLDITAVGFVPTAGAGIYSNKITDFSQLKQGDQVTIANDVTNEARALRILEAAGLIKLDPNVDKNNLTPNNVIENRYGLNIVPIEAPQTPRSLDSAVLSVVNGNYAIGAGLDLSKALYQEVLDKDLKNVIAIRSESKDKLGKDIIEVLKSPEFAQVINDKNGIFYTFQKPDYQLF